The following proteins are encoded in a genomic region of Lutra lutra chromosome 16, mLutLut1.2, whole genome shotgun sequence:
- the ICAM2 gene encoding intercellular adhesion molecule 2 isoform X2: MGLPSGRPAHVGGPRLFPASLWMPLEMSPFGCWGLPTALLALFCCPGSGEEFEVHMYPEQLVVEPGGSQLVNCSTSCANPKTGGLETTLTKTLNQSGPQWKQFLVSNISQDTVVHCHFTCFGSQKLKSLNVSVFYPPKQMLLKIQPTWVAVGKSFTVECHVPDVKPLESLTLTLLRGKETLCNKTFTGEKNDTQGATATHKGMAHREDGRHNFSCHARLDLRSRGGDIIHQVSEPQMLKVYEPTPDNQMVVIISVVSVLLFLFVTSILLCFILGQHWRQRRMGAYGVQDA; this comes from the exons ATGGGGCTGCCTTCTGGTCGGCCGGCCCATGTGG GAGGCCCTCGGCTGTTCCCAGCAAGCCTGTGGATGCCACTCGAGATGTCCCCTTTTGGATGCTGGGGTCTGCCCACCGCCCTTCTTGCTCTGTTCTGCTGCCCAG GGTCTGGGGAGGAGTTCGAGGTCCACATGTATCCAGAGCAGCTGGTGGTGGAGCCCGGAGGGTCCCAGCTGGTCAACTGTAGCACCAGCTGTGCGAACCCAAAGACCGGGGGCCTGGAGACCACGCTCACCAAGACCCTGAACCAGTCCGGACCCCAGTGGAAGCAGTTCTTGGTCTCCAACATCTCCCAGGACACCGTCGTCCACTGCCACTTCACCTGCTTCGGGAGTCAGAAGTTGAAGAGTCTTAACGTCAGCGTGTTCT aCCCTCCCAAGCAAATGCTCCTGAAGATACAGCCCACGTGGGTGGCTGTGGGGAAGTCCTTCACCGTTGAGTGCCACGTGCCGGATGTGAAACCCCTTGAGAGCCTCACTCTCACCCTGCTCCGTGGCAAGGAGACCCTGTGCAACAAGACCTTTACCGGGGAGAAAAATGACACCCAAGGAGCCACGGCCACGCACAAGGGCATGGCTCACAGGGAGGACGGCCGCCACAACTTCTCCTGCCACGCCCGCCTGGATCTGCGGTCTCGAGGCGGGGACATCATTCACCAGGTCTCCGAGCCCCAGATGCTCAAGGTCTATG agcccacacCGGACAACCAGATGGTCGTCATCATCTCCGTCGTCTCGGTGCTGCTGTTCTTGTTTGTGACATCTATCCTCCTGTGCTTCATCTTGGGCCAGCACTGGCGCCAGAGGCGGATGGGCGCCTACGGGGTACAAGATGCTTAG
- the ICAM2 gene encoding intercellular adhesion molecule 2 isoform X1 codes for MWSSAHRRLGFRAAALGHHSLTWVHHLPPGGPRLFPASLWMPLEMSPFGCWGLPTALLALFCCPGSGEEFEVHMYPEQLVVEPGGSQLVNCSTSCANPKTGGLETTLTKTLNQSGPQWKQFLVSNISQDTVVHCHFTCFGSQKLKSLNVSVFYPPKQMLLKIQPTWVAVGKSFTVECHVPDVKPLESLTLTLLRGKETLCNKTFTGEKNDTQGATATHKGMAHREDGRHNFSCHARLDLRSRGGDIIHQVSEPQMLKVYEPTPDNQMVVIISVVSVLLFLFVTSILLCFILGQHWRQRRMGAYGVQDA; via the exons ATGTGGTCATCAGCTCATAGAAGGCTGGGGTTCCGGGCTGCAGCTCTAGGCCACCACTCCCTGACCTGGGTCCACCATCTCCCTCCAGGAGGCCCTCGGCTGTTCCCAGCAAGCCTGTGGATGCCACTCGAGATGTCCCCTTTTGGATGCTGGGGTCTGCCCACCGCCCTTCTTGCTCTGTTCTGCTGCCCAG GGTCTGGGGAGGAGTTCGAGGTCCACATGTATCCAGAGCAGCTGGTGGTGGAGCCCGGAGGGTCCCAGCTGGTCAACTGTAGCACCAGCTGTGCGAACCCAAAGACCGGGGGCCTGGAGACCACGCTCACCAAGACCCTGAACCAGTCCGGACCCCAGTGGAAGCAGTTCTTGGTCTCCAACATCTCCCAGGACACCGTCGTCCACTGCCACTTCACCTGCTTCGGGAGTCAGAAGTTGAAGAGTCTTAACGTCAGCGTGTTCT aCCCTCCCAAGCAAATGCTCCTGAAGATACAGCCCACGTGGGTGGCTGTGGGGAAGTCCTTCACCGTTGAGTGCCACGTGCCGGATGTGAAACCCCTTGAGAGCCTCACTCTCACCCTGCTCCGTGGCAAGGAGACCCTGTGCAACAAGACCTTTACCGGGGAGAAAAATGACACCCAAGGAGCCACGGCCACGCACAAGGGCATGGCTCACAGGGAGGACGGCCGCCACAACTTCTCCTGCCACGCCCGCCTGGATCTGCGGTCTCGAGGCGGGGACATCATTCACCAGGTCTCCGAGCCCCAGATGCTCAAGGTCTATG agcccacacCGGACAACCAGATGGTCGTCATCATCTCCGTCGTCTCGGTGCTGCTGTTCTTGTTTGTGACATCTATCCTCCTGTGCTTCATCTTGGGCCAGCACTGGCGCCAGAGGCGGATGGGCGCCTACGGGGTACAAGATGCTTAG
- the ICAM2 gene encoding intercellular adhesion molecule 2 isoform X3 translates to MPLEMSPFGCWGLPTALLALFCCPGSGEEFEVHMYPEQLVVEPGGSQLVNCSTSCANPKTGGLETTLTKTLNQSGPQWKQFLVSNISQDTVVHCHFTCFGSQKLKSLNVSVFYPPKQMLLKIQPTWVAVGKSFTVECHVPDVKPLESLTLTLLRGKETLCNKTFTGEKNDTQGATATHKGMAHREDGRHNFSCHARLDLRSRGGDIIHQVSEPQMLKVYEPTPDNQMVVIISVVSVLLFLFVTSILLCFILGQHWRQRRMGAYGVQDA, encoded by the exons ATGCCACTCGAGATGTCCCCTTTTGGATGCTGGGGTCTGCCCACCGCCCTTCTTGCTCTGTTCTGCTGCCCAG GGTCTGGGGAGGAGTTCGAGGTCCACATGTATCCAGAGCAGCTGGTGGTGGAGCCCGGAGGGTCCCAGCTGGTCAACTGTAGCACCAGCTGTGCGAACCCAAAGACCGGGGGCCTGGAGACCACGCTCACCAAGACCCTGAACCAGTCCGGACCCCAGTGGAAGCAGTTCTTGGTCTCCAACATCTCCCAGGACACCGTCGTCCACTGCCACTTCACCTGCTTCGGGAGTCAGAAGTTGAAGAGTCTTAACGTCAGCGTGTTCT aCCCTCCCAAGCAAATGCTCCTGAAGATACAGCCCACGTGGGTGGCTGTGGGGAAGTCCTTCACCGTTGAGTGCCACGTGCCGGATGTGAAACCCCTTGAGAGCCTCACTCTCACCCTGCTCCGTGGCAAGGAGACCCTGTGCAACAAGACCTTTACCGGGGAGAAAAATGACACCCAAGGAGCCACGGCCACGCACAAGGGCATGGCTCACAGGGAGGACGGCCGCCACAACTTCTCCTGCCACGCCCGCCTGGATCTGCGGTCTCGAGGCGGGGACATCATTCACCAGGTCTCCGAGCCCCAGATGCTCAAGGTCTATG agcccacacCGGACAACCAGATGGTCGTCATCATCTCCGTCGTCTCGGTGCTGCTGTTCTTGTTTGTGACATCTATCCTCCTGTGCTTCATCTTGGGCCAGCACTGGCGCCAGAGGCGGATGGGCGCCTACGGGGTACAAGATGCTTAG
- the PRR29 gene encoding proline-rich protein 29 isoform X6, whose amino-acid sequence MASGTGGSWGQAPPQSAARTPWVTVLQPVAWAVPQPTPQPGGLKEDLLELMLLQNAQMHQLLLSGLVAAALNQGPVSRHPQVYLEGQQEEEEEEEEEEMQALEEGPLVIHHHYLPCPMPMLGPLLPWPVPSPSLPQHQPHLQDTARIQHCPPASRKRGGRAVTVPPPPPPSATGTVDADVPPASDYYDAESLP is encoded by the exons ATGGCCTCCGGCACTGGAGGGAGCTGGGGTCAGGCCCCACCGCAGAGTGCCGCCCGGACG ccctgggtGACAGTCCTGCAGCCCGTCGCGTGGGCAGTCCCACAGCCAACCCCGCAGCCGGGTGGATTGAAGGAAG ACCTGCTGGAACTGATGTTGCTGCAGAACGCGCAGATGCACCAGCTGCTGCTGAGCGGGCTGGTGGCCGCAGCGCTCAACCAAGGACCAGTGTCTCGCCACCCGCAG GTCTACCTGGAGGGtcaacaggaggaggaggaggaggaggaggaggaggagatgcaAGCTCTGGAGGAAGGGCCTTTGGTGATTCACCACCACTACCTGCCCTGCCCAATGCCCATGCTGGGCCCCTTGCTACCCTGGCCggtcccttccccttccctcccccaacatCAGCCCCACTTGCAGGACACAGCCAGGATTCAGCACTGCCCTCCTGCCTCTCGGAAAAGGGGAGG GAGAGCTGTAACCgtgcctccacccccacctcccagtgcCACAGGCACTGTGGATGCGGATGTGCCCCCCGCTTCAG ACTACTATGATGCAGAGAGCCTACCATGA
- the PRR29 gene encoding proline-rich protein 29 isoform X1 has translation MASGTGGSWGQAPPQSAARTPWVTVLQPVAWAVPQPTPQPGGLKEDLLELMLLQNAQMHQLLLSGLVAAALNQGPVSRHPQVYLEGQQEEEEEEEEEEMQALEEGPLVIHHHYLPCPMPMLGPLLPWPVPSPSLPQHQPHLQDTARIQHCPPASRKRGGRAVTVPPPPPPSATGTVDADVPPASGRGRAGGQWGPGMGQEARRAMLGAGEHLSSLLQATGLSPFLSLLGALLGRREPRHRCRLSPDYYDAESLP, from the exons ATGGCCTCCGGCACTGGAGGGAGCTGGGGTCAGGCCCCACCGCAGAGTGCCGCCCGGACG ccctgggtGACAGTCCTGCAGCCCGTCGCGTGGGCAGTCCCACAGCCAACCCCGCAGCCGGGTGGATTGAAGGAAG ACCTGCTGGAACTGATGTTGCTGCAGAACGCGCAGATGCACCAGCTGCTGCTGAGCGGGCTGGTGGCCGCAGCGCTCAACCAAGGACCAGTGTCTCGCCACCCGCAG GTCTACCTGGAGGGtcaacaggaggaggaggaggaggaggaggaggaggagatgcaAGCTCTGGAGGAAGGGCCTTTGGTGATTCACCACCACTACCTGCCCTGCCCAATGCCCATGCTGGGCCCCTTGCTACCCTGGCCggtcccttccccttccctcccccaacatCAGCCCCACTTGCAGGACACAGCCAGGATTCAGCACTGCCCTCCTGCCTCTCGGAAAAGGGGAGG GAGAGCTGTAACCgtgcctccacccccacctcccagtgcCACAGGCACTGTGGATGCGGATGTGCCCCCCGCTTCAGGTAGGGGCAGGGCGGGTGGGCAGTGGGGCCCAGGGATGGGTCAGGAGGCCAGGAGGGCCATGTTGGGGGCCGGGGAGCACCTGTCATCACTGCTGCAGGCCACTGGCCTGTCCCCTTTCCTTTCGCTCCTTGGGGCCCTGTTAGGCAGGCGGGAGCCAAGACACAGGTGCCGTCTCTCCCCAGACTACTATGATGCAGAGAGCCTACCATGA
- the PRR29 gene encoding proline-rich protein 29 isoform X2, translated as MASGTGGSWGQAPPQSAARTVRAEPAFTWEAWGLATWEAVPGGTEPWRKWGGCREGLQPPRRLREPGARAGREENEPWVTVLQPVAWAVPQPTPQPGGLKEDLLELMLLQNAQMHQLLLSGLVAAALNQGPVSRHPQVYLEGQQEEEEEEEEEEMQALEEGPLVIHHHYLPCPMPMLGPLLPWPVPSPSLPQHQPHLQDTARIQHCPPASRKRGGRAVTVPPPPPPSATGTVDADVPPASDYYDAESLP; from the exons ATGGCCTCCGGCACTGGAGGGAGCTGGGGTCAGGCCCCACCGCAGAGTGCCGCCCGGACGGTGAGGGCTGAGCCGGCTTTTACCTGGGAGGCCTGGGGGTTGGCCACCTGGGAAGCCGTCCCCGGAGGGACGGAACCCTGGAGGAAGTGGGGTGGGTGCAGAGAGGGACTCCAGCCGCCCAGGAGACTCCGGGAACCGGGAGCCCGTGCGGGCAGGGAGGAGAACGAG ccctgggtGACAGTCCTGCAGCCCGTCGCGTGGGCAGTCCCACAGCCAACCCCGCAGCCGGGTGGATTGAAGGAAG ACCTGCTGGAACTGATGTTGCTGCAGAACGCGCAGATGCACCAGCTGCTGCTGAGCGGGCTGGTGGCCGCAGCGCTCAACCAAGGACCAGTGTCTCGCCACCCGCAG GTCTACCTGGAGGGtcaacaggaggaggaggaggaggaggaggaggaggagatgcaAGCTCTGGAGGAAGGGCCTTTGGTGATTCACCACCACTACCTGCCCTGCCCAATGCCCATGCTGGGCCCCTTGCTACCCTGGCCggtcccttccccttccctcccccaacatCAGCCCCACTTGCAGGACACAGCCAGGATTCAGCACTGCCCTCCTGCCTCTCGGAAAAGGGGAGG GAGAGCTGTAACCgtgcctccacccccacctcccagtgcCACAGGCACTGTGGATGCGGATGTGCCCCCCGCTTCAG ACTACTATGATGCAGAGAGCCTACCATGA
- the PRR29 gene encoding proline-rich protein 29 isoform X7 yields the protein MLLQNAQMHQLLLSGLVAAALNQGPVSRHPQVYLEGQQEEEEEEEEEEMQALEEGPLVIHHHYLPCPMPMLGPLLPWPVPSPSLPQHQPHLQDTARIQHCPPASRKRGGRAVTVPPPPPPSATGTVDADVPPASDYYDAESLP from the exons ATGTTGCTGCAGAACGCGCAGATGCACCAGCTGCTGCTGAGCGGGCTGGTGGCCGCAGCGCTCAACCAAGGACCAGTGTCTCGCCACCCGCAG GTCTACCTGGAGGGtcaacaggaggaggaggaggaggaggaggaggaggagatgcaAGCTCTGGAGGAAGGGCCTTTGGTGATTCACCACCACTACCTGCCCTGCCCAATGCCCATGCTGGGCCCCTTGCTACCCTGGCCggtcccttccccttccctcccccaacatCAGCCCCACTTGCAGGACACAGCCAGGATTCAGCACTGCCCTCCTGCCTCTCGGAAAAGGGGAGG GAGAGCTGTAACCgtgcctccacccccacctcccagtgcCACAGGCACTGTGGATGCGGATGTGCCCCCCGCTTCAG ACTACTATGATGCAGAGAGCCTACCATGA
- the PRR29 gene encoding proline-rich protein 29 isoform X4, with protein sequence MASGTGGSWGQAPPQSAARTVRAEPAFTWEAWGLATWEAVPGGTEPWRKWGGCREGLQPPRRLREPGARAGREENEPWVTVLQPVAWAVPQPTPQPGGLKEDLLELMLLQNAQMHQLLLSGLVAAALNQGPVSRHPQVYLEGQQEEEEEEEEEEMQALEEGPLVIHHHYLPCPMPMLGPLLPWPVPSPSLPQHQPHLQDTARIQHCPPASRKRGGLL encoded by the exons ATGGCCTCCGGCACTGGAGGGAGCTGGGGTCAGGCCCCACCGCAGAGTGCCGCCCGGACGGTGAGGGCTGAGCCGGCTTTTACCTGGGAGGCCTGGGGGTTGGCCACCTGGGAAGCCGTCCCCGGAGGGACGGAACCCTGGAGGAAGTGGGGTGGGTGCAGAGAGGGACTCCAGCCGCCCAGGAGACTCCGGGAACCGGGAGCCCGTGCGGGCAGGGAGGAGAACGAG ccctgggtGACAGTCCTGCAGCCCGTCGCGTGGGCAGTCCCACAGCCAACCCCGCAGCCGGGTGGATTGAAGGAAG ACCTGCTGGAACTGATGTTGCTGCAGAACGCGCAGATGCACCAGCTGCTGCTGAGCGGGCTGGTGGCCGCAGCGCTCAACCAAGGACCAGTGTCTCGCCACCCGCAG GTCTACCTGGAGGGtcaacaggaggaggaggaggaggaggaggaggaggagatgcaAGCTCTGGAGGAAGGGCCTTTGGTGATTCACCACCACTACCTGCCCTGCCCAATGCCCATGCTGGGCCCCTTGCTACCCTGGCCggtcccttccccttccctcccccaacatCAGCCCCACTTGCAGGACACAGCCAGGATTCAGCACTGCCCTCCTGCCTCTCGGAAAAGGGGAGG ACTACTATGA
- the PRR29 gene encoding proline-rich protein 29 isoform X5, producing MASGTGGSWGQAPPQSAARTVRAEPAFTWEAWGLATWEAVPGGTEPWRKWGGCREGLQPPRRLREPGARAGREENEPWVTVLQPVAWAVPQPTPQPGGLKEDLLELMLLQNAQMHQLLLSGLVAAALNQGPVSRHPQVYLEGQQEEEEEEEEEEMQALEEGPLVIHHHYLPCPMPMLGPLLPWPVPSPSLPQHQPHLQDTARIQHCPPASRKRGG from the exons ATGGCCTCCGGCACTGGAGGGAGCTGGGGTCAGGCCCCACCGCAGAGTGCCGCCCGGACGGTGAGGGCTGAGCCGGCTTTTACCTGGGAGGCCTGGGGGTTGGCCACCTGGGAAGCCGTCCCCGGAGGGACGGAACCCTGGAGGAAGTGGGGTGGGTGCAGAGAGGGACTCCAGCCGCCCAGGAGACTCCGGGAACCGGGAGCCCGTGCGGGCAGGGAGGAGAACGAG ccctgggtGACAGTCCTGCAGCCCGTCGCGTGGGCAGTCCCACAGCCAACCCCGCAGCCGGGTGGATTGAAGGAAG ACCTGCTGGAACTGATGTTGCTGCAGAACGCGCAGATGCACCAGCTGCTGCTGAGCGGGCTGGTGGCCGCAGCGCTCAACCAAGGACCAGTGTCTCGCCACCCGCAG GTCTACCTGGAGGGtcaacaggaggaggaggaggaggaggaggaggaggagatgcaAGCTCTGGAGGAAGGGCCTTTGGTGATTCACCACCACTACCTGCCCTGCCCAATGCCCATGCTGGGCCCCTTGCTACCCTGGCCggtcccttccccttccctcccccaacatCAGCCCCACTTGCAGGACACAGCCAGGATTCAGCACTGCCCTCCTGCCTCTCGGAAAAGGGGAGGGTAA
- the PRR29 gene encoding proline-rich protein 29 isoform X3 — MASGTGGSWGQAPPQSAARTVRAEPAFTWEAWGLATWEAVPGGTEPWRKWGGCREGLQPPRRLREPGARAGREENEPWVTVLQPVAWAVPQPTPQPGGLKEDLLELMLLQNAQMHQLLLSGLVAAALNQGPVSRHPQVRQLGVGCRCATGVTHLQVQGWGSIWGGSWRKRIRQQCSCPHWVPLACYVPGTQSSTEWESPNPEHSGFVFKEVSLPVYPLLDCRLRRTGTLYPESAGCRVLIRSSGDIC; from the exons ATGGCCTCCGGCACTGGAGGGAGCTGGGGTCAGGCCCCACCGCAGAGTGCCGCCCGGACGGTGAGGGCTGAGCCGGCTTTTACCTGGGAGGCCTGGGGGTTGGCCACCTGGGAAGCCGTCCCCGGAGGGACGGAACCCTGGAGGAAGTGGGGTGGGTGCAGAGAGGGACTCCAGCCGCCCAGGAGACTCCGGGAACCGGGAGCCCGTGCGGGCAGGGAGGAGAACGAG ccctgggtGACAGTCCTGCAGCCCGTCGCGTGGGCAGTCCCACAGCCAACCCCGCAGCCGGGTGGATTGAAGGAAG ACCTGCTGGAACTGATGTTGCTGCAGAACGCGCAGATGCACCAGCTGCTGCTGAGCGGGCTGGTGGCCGCAGCGCTCAACCAAGGACCAGTGTCTCGCCACCCGCAGGTGCgtcagctgggggtggggtgcaggtgTGCCACCGGCGTCACCCACCTGCAAGTCCAAGGGTGGGGATCCATCTGGGGTGGATCCTGGAGAAAAAGAATCAGGCAACAGTGCAGCTGTCCCCACTGGGTCCCTTTGGCATGTTATGTGCCAGGGACCCAAAGCAGCACGGAGTGGGAGTCCCCAAATCCAGAGCACTCAGGTTTTGTGTTCAAGGAGGTCTCTCTGCCAGTGTACCCCCTACTAGACTGCAGGCTTAGGAGGACAGGAACCCTGTACCCAGAGTCTGCAGGTTGCCGAGTACTTATTAGGAGCTCTGGTGATATTTGTTGa